A single region of the Lotus japonicus ecotype B-129 chromosome 4, LjGifu_v1.2 genome encodes:
- the LOC130714132 gene encoding uncharacterized protein LOC130714132 yields MAVIGCNSEGSMDVTKFSRPMPWIGIYIAAASLACLIAITADLIHGIRRRKFWFPCKYFCLNATTLALIAVAVKLSVDLNTPMPHRHDQLAKLSNSAMICTIMANSMPSLGGTDNKETMMNIVAVGILVITMIVNICIQFGTGVIYEFWEEHAVIMFLMLVILMTMTSSGLCVTKMKHFLELKYKINETALRECWNEIDEDHEAKRVINKLRDELMKFWMMAHTSSPQFVLGRSVLCTASGGFCLLSTLTLAEAVFRSYLMPWSFKFCTGESDYKWSTILILIVQLVAVAVGTIAPAFRWFVAINYRCPSIRSKSCKRWLQVESYWTDRLVLIKERPLGVRIQNRQCRKLAHDVKLLLLCFCIRLQIGIVIMCKATQFVSISIMSVVLACCGYCKNLRSKFRCSVSSICSGTESSRPGPKMDLRCFVLHLEGEEELVGVMLKNNRDATNHWVQQGEKKEPKLVIELLKKCTLLQGFKGVGTFDSDQVPSLQGVEAPYSWSLPLVTLASIVVALPNIDRGSVRKLISTLNQGLPYVKFIEDNIDKEGKLSKLRTAAEIVWLGVDLYDKWLDVDLCKLSIQDQSPKETLERLVEAAKTRCEKFKAKYHHICMKLSPSQWPIKLLASNSMYRISKTTLLNHKIIEDSNSERLFEELTVMISDILGACLCNLPHVISTKCLNSAIEEREDSVRYAVYILGKTKKIIEMLEKRAFPNVDFCRGTYIEDWRLMHKQCSFLPFDPSSMEESDCFTQKAPHKSNDLCLNID; encoded by the coding sequence ATGGCAGTAATCGGTTGCAACAGCGAGGGATCAATGGACGTCACAAAGTTCAGCAGACCCATGCCATGGATTGGCATCTACATAGCAGCAGCATCTCTCGCTTGTCTCATAGCAATCACCGCCGATCTCATCCACGGAATCCGCCGCCGCAAGTTCTGGTTCCCTTGCAAGTACTTCTGCCTCAACGCCACCACCTTAGCCTTAATCGCCGTCGCGGTAAAACTCTCCGTCGACCTCAACACCCCCATGCCTCACCGCCATGACCAGCTAGCAAAGCTCAGCAACAGCGCCATGATCTGCACCATCATGGCCAATTCCATGCCGTCACTCGGCGGCACCGACAACAAAGAAACCATGATGAACATCGTCGCCGTTGGGATACTCGTCATTACCATGATTGTCAACATCTGCATACAGTTCGGTACTGGAGTTATCTATGAATTCTGGGAGGAACATGCTGTGATCATGTTTCTCATGCTTGTTATCTTGATGACTATGACCTCGTCTGGGTTGTGTGTTACCAAAATGAAGCATTTCTTGGAGCTGAAGTACAAAATCAATGAAACAGCGCTGAGGGAATGCTGGAATGAAATCGATGAGGATCACGAAGCGAAACGAGTAATTAACAAGCTCAGAGATGAATTGATGAAGTTTTGGATGATGGCACACACTAGCAGCCCTCAATTTGTGCTTGGGAGGTCAGTGTTGTGTACTGCATCTGGTGGTTTTTGTCTTCTGAGTACTCTGACTTTAGCCGAGGCGGTTTTTCGATCTTACTTGATGCCATGGTCTTTTAAGTTTTGCACTGGTGAGAGTGATTATAAATGGTCCACTATTTTGATTCTCATAGTTCAGCTTGTCGCGGTTGCGGTCGGTACTATTGCCCCTGCGTTTAGATGGTTTGTTGCTATAAATTACAGGTGCCCCAGTATTAGAAGCAAGAGTTGTAAAAGATGGTTGCAAGTAGAAAGCTACTGGACTGATAGGCTTGTGCTGATTAAAGAAAGGCCTCTCGGTGTTCGGATACAGAATCGGCAGTGCAGAAAATTAGCTCATGATGTGAAATTGCTCTTGTTGTGTTTCTGCATTAGGCTTCAGATTGGGATTGTGATCATGTGTAAAGCCACGCAATTCGTGTCGATTTCCATTATGAGTGTGGTGTTGGCATGTTGCGGTTACTGCAAGAATTTGAGGTCTAAATTTCGTTGTAGTGTCTCAAGCATTTGCTCAGGAACCGAGTCGTCGAGGCCCGGTCCGAAGATGGATCTGAGATGCTTTGTTTTGCATCTTGAAGGTGAGGAAGAGCTAGTTGGGGTGATGCTGAAGAATAATCGCGATGCGACTAATCATTGGGTTCAACAAGGCGAAAAGAAGGAGCCCAAACTTGTGATTGAATTGTTAAAAAAATGTACACTCTTGCAAGGGTTTAAGGGAGTGGGAACATTTGACAGTGACCAAGTTCCTTCATTGCAGGGTGTTGAAGCTCCTTATAGTTGGTCACTTCCTCTGGTGACACTAGCAAGCATTGTAGTTGCACTTCCCAACATTGATAGGGGTTCAGTGAGAAAATTGATTAGTACTCTAAATCAAGGACTCCCCTATGTGAAGTTCATAGAAGATAACATTGACAAAGAAGGGAAATTAAGCAAACTCAGGACTGCAGCAGAAATTGTGTGGCTTGGAGTGGATCTCTATGATAAGTGGCTTGATGTGGATCTTTGTAAGCTCTCAATTCAAGATCAGAGCCCCAaagaaacacttgagagactAGTTGAAGCTGCAAAAACTAGGTGTGAGAAATTTAAAGCCAAATACCATCACATTTGCATGAAGCTAAGTCCTTCACAATGGCCCATCAAATTATTGGCATCTAACTCCATGTACAGAATAAGCAAAACCACTCTCTTGAATCACAAAATCATAGAAGACAGTAACAGTGAGAGGTTGTTTGAAGAACTGACAGTGATGATTTCAGATATTTTGGGTGCATGTCTCTGTAACCTGCCTCATGTTATATCCACCAAGTGCTTGAACAGCGCAATTGAAGAGAGGGAGGATAGTGTCAGATATGCAGTTTACATTCTTGGTAAAACCAAGAAGATCATAGAAATGCTAGAAAAGAGAGCATTTCCAAATGTAGATTTCTGCAGAGGGACGTATATTGAAGATTGGCGTTTGATGCATAAGCAATGCAGTTTTTTGCCTTTTGATCCATCTTCTATGGAGGAGAGTGACTGCTTCACCCAGAAAGCTCCTCACAAATCAAATGACCTTTGCCTAAATATTGACTAA
- the LOC130712845 gene encoding uncharacterized protein LOC130712845: METRRRRREEDPVRRRASPSRRVPGRPRHQTIHREEATPVTPPTPPPPPPSPTPPLPSPPTSPEQRRSPEQSPVVSGGETQAPQAPISSQDWRRLISNIDDIRQQNDYLQEQLEYRYEQQDEGEREAEAVAEFEPFSAAVREVAIPDNMKNIVLETYSGKADPKEHLLYFNTKMVISAASEAVKCRMFPATFKGTAMAWFTTLPRGSITNFRDFSSKFLVQFSASKTKQVTIEDLYNVRQSEGETLKQYVKRFSAASVKIEESEPNACARAFKNGLQPWKLNSKLSRKPAKSMAEVRARVNTYILDEEDDAFKRRRAKVEKDGDQRDASPEDKASKDKAEGSKRRDRKVRTVEKTTKDPLYPRKDNFERRRPWHQADSRQRGESGKSLSAHLTELLREVKATHAVEEGEREADPPRPKSDKTKWVSTTGKRDMIQGIVSL; this comes from the coding sequence ATGGAAACACGTCGCAGACGACGGGAAGAAGATCCCGTGCGACGACGCGCTTCGCCGTCGCGTCGCGTTCCGGGCCGACCGCGCCACCAAACGATTCACCGCGAGGAAGCAACTCCAGTAACTCCTCCAACTCCGCCCCCGCCTCCTCCGTCTCCAACACCTCCGCTGCCTTCTCCACCGACTTCACCAGAACAAAGAAGGTCGCCAGAGCAGTCACCTGTGGTTTCGGGAGGAGAGACGCAAGCACCTCAAGCTCCGATCTCCAGCCAAGATTGGAGACGCTTGATCAGCAACATCGACGATATAAGGCAACAGAACGACTATCTTCAAGAGCAGCTAGAGTATCGTTACGAGCAGCAGGACGAAGGAGAGCGCGAGGCAGAGGCTGTGGCTGAATTCGAGCCATTTTCAGCAGCGGTGAGGGAAGTGGCcattccagataatatgaagAATATAGTCCTCGAAACATACAGCGGAAAAGCAGATCCTAAGGAACACCTACTGTAtttcaatacgaagatggtaATCAGTGCCGCTTCCGAAGCTGTAAAGTGTAGGATGTTTCCGGCTACATTCAAGGGAACTGCCATGGCATGGTTCACAACTCTTCCACGAGGATCCATCACCAACTTCCGAGATTTTTCGTCCAAATTCCTCGTCCAGTTCTCAGCAAGCAAGACTAAGCAAGTGACGATCGAGGACTTGTACAACGTGCGTCAGTCTGAAGGAGAGACTCTGAAACAATACGTGAAACGATTCAGTGCTGCGTCGGTAAAGATTGAGGAGTCGGAGCCGAATGCCTGTGCCCGGGCCTTCAAGAACGGTCTACAACCTTGGAAGCTAAATAGCAAACTAAGTCGTAAGCCGGCCAAATCGATGGCGGAGGTGCGCGCGCGGGTGAACACGTACATCCTTGATGaagaggacgacgctttcaagcGAAGAAGAGCGAAGGTGGAAAAGGATGGTGATCAAAGGGACGCGTCGCCAGAGGACAAAGCGAGCAAAGACAAGGCTGAAGGGAGTAAAAGGCGAGACAGGAAAGTCCGGACAGTGGAAAAGACAACGAAAGATCCCTTGTATCCGAGGAAGGACAATTTCGAGCGTCGCCGACCCTGGCACCAGGCTGACTCTCGTCAGCGTGGAGAGTCGGGAAAGAGTCTAAGCGCTCATCTAACGGAGCTACTCCGAGAGGTCAAGGCGACCCATGCCGTTGAAGAAGGCGAAAGGGAGGCAGACCCACCGCGACCAAAATCAGATAAGACTAAGTGGGTGAGTACCACCGGTAAGCGGGACATGATACAGGGGATTGTTTCACTTTAA